The Bacteroidota bacterium genome segment ATCTACTTCGGTAGGCCTGAAATAACGGGGATCAACACCAACCACTTCTTTTCCCGAAGATTTTAAATAACCTTTTTCCTCAATTCCCCTGCCCTTCCATTCAATTTCTTCATTAAAATATTTGAATGATTCTTCAATAAATTCCTTTACGGTATGTGTTTCACCGGTAGCCAGGACATAATCTCCGGCTTCAGGAGCCTGCAGGATACGCCACATCCCTTCGACATATTCGGGCGCATAACCCCAGTCACGTTTGGAATTCAGATTACCCAGCAATAATTTATCCTGTATACCCAGCATGATTTTCGAGATTGCCACAGTTATCTTACGGGTTACGAAGGTTTTGCCCCGTCGTTCCGACTCGTGGTTAAATAAAATCCCGTTGCAGGCAAATAAATCATAAGCTTCTCGATAGTTTACGGTAATCCAGTAAGAATAGAGTTTTGCGGCAGCATAAGGACTTCTGGGATAAAAAGGAGTTTTTTCGGATTGAGGGATTTCCTGCACCTTTCCAAAAAGTTCGGAAGTGGAAGCCTGGTAAAATTTAGCCCTCAAACCGGTTTCCTTAATTGCATCCAGGAAACGCAAGGTACCCACTCCATCCACTTCTGCGGTATATTCAGGAACTTCAAACGAT includes the following:
- the gmd gene encoding GDP-mannose 4,6-dehydratase encodes the protein MKTALITGITGQDGSYLTELLLSKGYEVHGIIRRSSSFNTFRIEHLYEDKNILNKTMFLHYGDLTDSSNLNRILEKVHPDEIYNLGAQSHVQVSFEVPEYTAEVDGVGTLRFLDAIKETGLRAKFYQASTSELFGKVQEIPQSEKTPFYPRSPYAAAKLYSYWITVNYREAYDLFACNGILFNHESERRGKTFVTRKITVAISKIMLGIQDKLLLGNLNSKRDWGYAPEYVEGMWRILQAPEAGDYVLATGETHTVKEFIEESFKYFNEEIEWKGRGIEEKGYLKSSGKEVVGVDPRYFRPTEVDLLIGNASKAKEKLGWEPKTKFKDLVKIMINADYTKIKNRESL